Proteins encoded together in one Candidatus Brocadiaceae bacterium window:
- the rsmA gene encoding ribosomal RNA small subunit methyltransferase A: MPSRSAPPEPPSHPRDILAAHGLSPRKVFGQNFLAAPADLDRVAAVARLDPQEVVLEIGTGLGRLTQRLAAGARMVVSVEIDRGLHAVAAHRLAAAANVRLLCCDFLESKHRIRAEVTDAVHAAGGADGPLKVVSNLPYGISSPAIVNLLEWEIPVAEMCLMLQKEVADRVVARPGTRAYGPLTVIVGHWAEAERLATFPRHAFWPPPEVSSTLLRIARRPAVARTPDYDVFAAAVARLFQTRRKSLAAAVRAAWDAHAADRVTRAAGIDTRRRAEELTVAELHAVARALGPPERT, from the coding sequence ATGCCCAGCCGCAGCGCGCCGCCGGAGCCGCCGTCCCATCCGCGGGACATCCTGGCGGCCCACGGCCTGAGCCCGCGCAAGGTGTTCGGCCAGAACTTCCTGGCCGCCCCTGCGGACCTGGACCGCGTGGCGGCCGTGGCCCGGCTGGACCCCCAGGAGGTCGTGCTGGAGATCGGCACCGGCCTGGGCCGCCTGACGCAGCGCCTTGCGGCCGGCGCGCGCATGGTCGTCTCGGTCGAGATCGACCGCGGCCTGCACGCCGTGGCCGCCCATCGCCTGGCCGCCGCCGCAAACGTCCGGCTCCTCTGCTGCGACTTCCTGGAGAGCAAGCACAGGATCCGCGCCGAGGTGACCGACGCCGTGCACGCGGCGGGCGGCGCCGACGGCCCCCTGAAGGTGGTCAGCAACCTTCCCTACGGCATCAGCTCGCCGGCCATCGTGAACCTCCTGGAGTGGGAGATACCGGTCGCCGAGATGTGCCTGATGCTGCAGAAGGAGGTGGCGGACCGGGTGGTGGCCCGGCCGGGCACCCGGGCCTACGGGCCTCTGACGGTCATCGTGGGCCACTGGGCGGAGGCCGAGCGGCTGGCGACGTTTCCGCGCCATGCCTTCTGGCCGCCCCCGGAGGTATCGTCAACGCTGCTGCGGATCGCCCGGCGGCCGGCCGTCGCACGCACGCCGGATTACGACGTGTTCGCGGCGGCGGTGGCCCGGCTCTTCCAGACGCGCCGCAAGAGCCTGGCCGCGGCCGTGCGCGCAGCCTGGGACGCCCACGCGGCGGACAGGGTCACGCGTGCAGCGGGGATCGACACGCGCCGCCGCGCCGAGGAACTGACGGTTGCCGAACTGCACGCGGTCGCACGTGCCCTCGGGCCGCCGGAACGGACGTAG
- a CDS encoding CopG family transcriptional regulator gives MSATGSASDKVTLKIPRPLYERLQRLIEDTGFHSVTEFAVFVLRDLASPASTPRSRSEGLSQAEVEAVRQRLRTLGYL, from the coding sequence ATGAGTGCCACGGGATCGGCGTCCGACAAGGTCACGTTGAAGATCCCCCGTCCGCTCTACGAGCGCCTCCAGCGGCTGATCGAAGACACCGGTTTCCATTCGGTCACGGAGTTCGCGGTCTTCGTGCTGCGGGACCTGGCCAGTCCGGCCAGCACGCCGCGCAGCCGCTCGGAGGGGTTGTCGCAGGCCGAGGTGGAGGCCGTTCGGCAGCGGCTGCGGACGCTCGGGTATCTCTGA
- a CDS encoding Gfo/Idh/MocA family oxidoreductase produces the protein MAAFRVGIIGCGDDPAKRSAKGYAMAYRHGPGYLALPDQCELAACCDLVPERARKYAAQFGVATTYTDYHEMLAKEKPDIVSICTWMHLHEQMAVDCAEAGVKAIHCEKPMATTWAGCRRMAEVCRERGVQLTFNHMRRFGGPFRMAKELLDAGEIGDLVLMQYGEGNLFDAGTHHMDMQGFFNDHHRAVWAVAQIDYRVENLVFGSHNENVAHGLWKYENGVFGQCVTGPRDAAWAVVGAYDKLIGTEGVIEVGPLIDQDPRPLLRIRRKGSARWEDIDTKGEGLHGRNDDPGAYHNRAIAHAVECLQKGTEPEHGARNALKATEIIFACWESARRRGMVDLPLEIDDNPLVQMIESGELKPEPRRD, from the coding sequence ATGGCTGCCTTCCGCGTGGGGATCATCGGCTGCGGAGACGATCCGGCGAAACGAAGCGCAAAGGGCTACGCGATGGCCTACCGGCACGGGCCCGGCTACCTGGCCCTGCCCGACCAGTGCGAGCTGGCGGCCTGCTGCGACCTGGTGCCGGAACGGGCCCGGAAGTACGCCGCGCAGTTCGGCGTCGCGACCACATACACCGACTACCACGAGATGCTCGCGAAGGAGAAGCCGGACATCGTGAGCATCTGCACGTGGATGCACCTGCACGAGCAGATGGCCGTCGACTGCGCCGAGGCCGGCGTCAAGGCCATCCACTGCGAGAAGCCCATGGCCACGACCTGGGCGGGCTGCCGGCGCATGGCGGAGGTGTGCAGGGAACGGGGCGTGCAGCTCACGTTCAACCACATGCGGCGCTTCGGCGGCCCCTTCCGCATGGCCAAGGAACTGCTCGACGCCGGCGAGATCGGCGACCTGGTGCTGATGCAGTACGGCGAGGGCAACCTCTTCGACGCCGGCACGCACCACATGGACATGCAGGGGTTCTTCAACGATCACCACCGCGCCGTCTGGGCCGTGGCCCAGATCGACTACCGGGTCGAGAACCTCGTCTTCGGCAGCCACAACGAGAACGTCGCCCATGGGCTGTGGAAGTACGAGAACGGCGTCTTCGGCCAGTGCGTCACCGGCCCCAGGGACGCCGCCTGGGCCGTCGTCGGCGCCTACGACAAGCTGATCGGTACCGAGGGCGTCATCGAGGTCGGCCCGCTGATCGACCAGGACCCGCGGCCCCTGCTGCGCATCCGGCGCAAGGGCAGCGCCCGCTGGGAGGACATCGACACGAAGGGCGAGGGCCTGCACGGGCGCAACGACGACCCCGGCGCCTACCACAACCGCGCCATCGCCCACGCCGTCGAGTGCCTGCAGAAGGGCACCGAGCCCGAGCACGGCGCGCGGAACGCACTGAAGGCCACCGAGATCATCTTCGCCTGCTGGGAGTCGGCCCGGCGCCGCGGCATGGTCGATCTGCCGCTGGAGATCGACGACAACCCGCTGGTTCAGATGATCGAATCCGGCGAACTGAAGCCCGAGCCCCGCCGCGACTGA
- a CDS encoding phosphoribosylaminoimidazolecarboxamide formyltransferase has protein sequence MSEITLRYGCNPHQGAARLVIGQEPSPLRVVSGAPGYINILDALAAWQLARELKAATGLPGAASFKHVSPAGAAVARPISDAFRASQMIPEEDLSPVATAYARARGGDRMCSFGDVGAASDVVDESLARLIRREVSDAFIAPGYTPEALKILKGKRDGKYLLLEIDADYEPPAVEDRDAFGFRLQQERNNARIDRSIIRDVVSAKKDIPEAAVQTLLVATIALKYTQSNSICVAYDGQVIGMGAGQQSRVHCTRLACDKADKWLLQQHPRVLALPFKDGLSRIDKTNIVDSFLLWDELADAEKFAMLPQLTEMPRPLTREERADWVAQFDGICLSSDAFIPFRDTVDRASRSNVRYVLQAGGSLRDDAVTAAADQYGMVMVHSGLRLFLH, from the coding sequence ATGAGCGAGATCACACTGAGGTACGGCTGCAACCCGCACCAGGGCGCCGCCCGTCTGGTCATCGGGCAGGAGCCGTCGCCCCTGCGCGTCGTCAGCGGCGCGCCCGGCTACATCAACATCCTGGACGCGCTGGCGGCCTGGCAGCTCGCCCGTGAGCTGAAGGCGGCCACCGGCCTGCCGGGCGCCGCATCGTTCAAGCACGTCAGCCCGGCCGGCGCGGCCGTCGCCCGCCCGATCTCGGACGCGTTCCGCGCATCGCAGATGATCCCCGAAGAGGACCTCTCGCCCGTGGCCACCGCCTATGCCCGCGCGCGCGGCGGCGACCGGATGTGCTCGTTCGGCGACGTCGGCGCAGCCAGCGACGTGGTGGACGAATCCCTGGCGCGCCTGATCCGCCGCGAGGTCAGCGACGCCTTCATCGCGCCCGGCTACACGCCCGAAGCGCTGAAGATACTGAAGGGCAAACGGGACGGGAAGTACCTGCTGCTCGAGATCGACGCCGACTACGAACCTCCAGCGGTGGAAGACCGCGACGCGTTCGGCTTCCGCCTGCAACAGGAGCGCAACAACGCCCGGATCGACCGCAGCATCATCCGCGACGTGGTGAGCGCGAAGAAGGACATCCCGGAGGCGGCCGTCCAGACGCTCCTGGTGGCCACCATCGCGCTCAAGTACACGCAGTCGAACTCGATCTGCGTGGCCTACGACGGGCAGGTCATCGGCATGGGCGCCGGGCAGCAGTCGCGCGTGCACTGCACACGTCTGGCCTGCGACAAGGCCGACAAGTGGCTTCTGCAACAGCACCCGCGCGTGCTCGCCCTGCCCTTCAAGGACGGGTTGAGCCGCATCGACAAGACGAACATCGTCGACTCCTTTCTGCTCTGGGACGAGCTGGCCGACGCCGAGAAGTTCGCCATGCTGCCGCAACTGACCGAGATGCCCCGGCCCCTCACCCGGGAGGAGCGCGCCGACTGGGTGGCGCAGTTCGACGGCATCTGCCTGAGTTCGGACGCCTTCATCCCGTTCCGCGACACCGTCGACCGCGCCAGCCGCTCGAACGTCCGCTACGTCCTGCAGGCGGGCGGCTCCCTGCGCGATGACGCCGTAACGGCCGCGGCCGACCAGTACGGCATGGTCATGGTTCACTCGGGCCTGCGCCTGTTCCTGCACTGA
- a CDS encoding competence/damage-inducible protein A: protein MQAIVISTGEELLRGRILDTNAAFLATELERQGFDMRRIVVVGDAPDHIREELVRAAADSALVVMTGGLGPTADDRMRDAIAAAVGRPLVEDADARRHVAERIRSFGREPEPRQFTQALFPEGSEVFANPNGTACGFACRAGESWMVAMPGVPGEMRPMFHASVVPFIRRALPTAECVQTAVVRLYPLPESVADERIADMSGFGRNPSLGITVSDGIISISVRAHADDEGTARRLLDADVAVLRERFADLVFGAGEATLAEALAEQLARRQVSVAVAESLTGGLVSHMLVGVPGISRWLAGSVVAYSNEVKCAQLGVPPELIQQHGAVSAEVAEAMARGICRATGARLGMGTTGIAGPGGGSVRKPVGLAYTAVCLDGHVQVERHQYRGDRERIRDRAAKDVLNAARLTLLRGVESAR, encoded by the coding sequence TTGCAGGCCATCGTGATCTCCACCGGGGAGGAGCTTCTGCGCGGCCGGATCCTGGATACGAACGCGGCCTTCCTGGCCACCGAACTGGAAAGGCAGGGCTTCGACATGCGGCGCATCGTCGTGGTCGGCGACGCGCCGGACCACATCCGGGAGGAACTGGTCCGGGCGGCCGCCGACAGCGCGCTGGTCGTGATGACGGGGGGGCTGGGGCCGACGGCGGACGATCGGATGCGCGACGCCATCGCGGCGGCGGTGGGCCGGCCGCTGGTGGAGGACGCCGACGCCCGGCGCCACGTGGCCGAGCGCATACGGAGCTTCGGGCGCGAGCCGGAGCCTCGCCAGTTCACCCAGGCCCTGTTCCCCGAGGGCTCGGAGGTCTTCGCCAATCCGAACGGGACGGCGTGCGGGTTCGCCTGCCGCGCCGGCGAGTCCTGGATGGTCGCCATGCCGGGCGTGCCCGGCGAGATGCGGCCCATGTTCCATGCCAGCGTCGTGCCGTTCATCCGCCGGGCGCTGCCGACCGCCGAATGCGTTCAGACCGCAGTCGTGCGCCTCTACCCGCTGCCCGAGTCGGTGGCCGACGAACGCATCGCGGACATGAGCGGCTTCGGACGCAACCCGTCCCTCGGCATCACCGTCAGCGACGGCATCATCAGCATCAGCGTGCGGGCGCATGCGGACGACGAAGGGACGGCGCGGCGGCTGCTCGATGCGGACGTGGCGGTCCTCAGGGAGCGGTTCGCCGACCTGGTCTTCGGCGCGGGCGAGGCCACCCTGGCCGAGGCGCTGGCTGAGCAACTCGCCCGGCGGCAGGTCTCCGTGGCCGTGGCCGAGTCGCTGACCGGCGGGCTCGTGAGCCACATGCTGGTCGGCGTGCCGGGCATCTCCCGCTGGCTGGCCGGGTCCGTCGTCGCCTATTCGAACGAGGTCAAGTGCGCCCAGCTCGGCGTGCCCCCGGAACTGATCCAGCAGCATGGGGCCGTCAGCGCCGAGGTGGCCGAGGCGATGGCCCGGGGCATCTGCCGGGCGACGGGCGCCCGGCTGGGCATGGGCACCACGGGCATCGCCGGCCCCGGCGGCGGCAGCGTCCGGAAGCCCGTCGGCCTGGCCTACACGGCCGTCTGCCTGGACGGACACGTGCAGGTGGAGCGGCACCAGTACCGGGGCGACCGGGAGCGCATCCGCGACCGGGCGGCCAAGGACGTGCTCAACGCCGCCCGCCTCACGTTGCTGCGGGGGGTGGAATCGGCGCGCTGA
- a CDS encoding membrane dipeptidase, whose product MTAPVDAAAHAAELHSRAIVIDCHSDILMPIADGHIRMADDVQVPDPAAWQPPFLMPPPESKYTKWPRGSAFGTIGQYGLPHFLRGGLTAQVCAIYVDDRQLHDALRRSLDMVWWLHREVEDNERLELATTAADIRRAKEQGKVAAVMALEGLEPVGYDLKMLDLFYKLGVRMAGMAHNRRNYYCDGTMHGIHTGGLTDPGKQAIRRMNELRMVVDVGHFDARGFWDALEVSSAPVVLSHRSPRAFFPLRPEDSRLHPSYDVTRGRERLEALAQNGGVFGVFFLGARHVGDVVDDIEYVIDLVGPEHVGLGSDLYGLSGAPKGLEDISKVPAITEELVRRGHPDEVVLKVLGENFLRVFEQVWGG is encoded by the coding sequence ATGACGGCCCCCGTCGACGCCGCCGCACATGCCGCAGAGCTGCACAGCCGGGCCATCGTCATCGACTGCCACTCCGACATCCTGATGCCCATCGCGGACGGCCACATCCGCATGGCGGACGACGTGCAGGTGCCCGACCCGGCGGCCTGGCAGCCGCCCTTCCTGATGCCGCCGCCGGAGTCGAAGTACACGAAGTGGCCGCGCGGGTCGGCCTTCGGCACCATCGGCCAGTACGGCCTGCCCCACTTCCTGCGCGGGGGCCTCACGGCCCAGGTCTGCGCCATCTACGTGGATGACCGCCAGCTCCACGACGCCCTGCGGCGGTCGCTCGACATGGTCTGGTGGCTCCATCGCGAGGTGGAGGACAACGAACGCCTGGAGCTGGCTACGACGGCCGCCGACATCCGCCGCGCCAAGGAGCAGGGGAAGGTCGCCGCCGTCATGGCGCTGGAGGGCCTCGAGCCCGTCGGATACGACCTGAAGATGCTGGACCTGTTCTACAAGCTGGGCGTGCGCATGGCGGGCATGGCGCACAACCGCCGCAACTACTACTGCGACGGCACGATGCACGGCATCCACACCGGCGGCCTGACCGATCCGGGCAAGCAGGCCATCCGCCGCATGAACGAGCTGCGCATGGTCGTGGACGTCGGCCACTTCGACGCGCGCGGCTTCTGGGACGCCCTGGAGGTCAGCTCCGCGCCGGTGGTGCTCTCGCACCGCAGCCCCCGGGCGTTCTTCCCACTGCGGCCCGAGGACAGCCGGCTGCATCCCTCCTACGACGTCACGCGCGGGCGCGAACGCCTGGAGGCGCTGGCGCAGAACGGCGGCGTCTTCGGCGTCTTCTTCCTGGGGGCCCGCCACGTCGGCGACGTGGTCGACGACATCGAGTACGTCATCGACCTGGTCGGGCCGGAGCACGTGGGGCTCGGCAGCGACCTGTACGGGCTGAGCGGCGCGCCGAAGGGCCTGGAGGACATCTCGAAGGTGCCCGCCATCACCGAGGAACTGGTGCGGCGCGGGCATCCCGACGAGGTGGTGCTCAAGGTGCTCGGCGAGAACTTCCTGCGCGTCTTCGAGCAGGTCTGGGGCGGGTGA
- a CDS encoding M55 family metallopeptidase, whose amino-acid sequence MKVFILTDVEGVTGLVDAAQLSSGEDAYRLVCENLMLDLNAAIEGAFEGGATEVLAWDGHGGRNKLNFIPEMLDGRAAAVDRTHVECIGPDESFQAAFAVGYHGMAGTLNGFLDHTQSGLTIFNWYINGRRVGELVQDALTCSAAGVPLLMVSGDEAACAEARAFFGPIQTAAVKQGVGRSKAIGYPPEEARARIRRAARQAMALVGKVQPIRPILPMEVKIEYTRSDYCDGAAARPGVERLDARTIRWVTSDLRKWH is encoded by the coding sequence GTGAAGGTATTCATACTGACGGACGTGGAGGGGGTGACCGGGCTCGTGGACGCCGCCCAGTTGTCCTCGGGCGAGGACGCCTATCGGCTGGTCTGCGAGAACCTGATGCTCGACCTGAACGCGGCCATCGAGGGGGCGTTCGAAGGCGGTGCGACCGAGGTGCTGGCCTGGGACGGACACGGCGGGCGCAACAAGCTGAACTTCATCCCGGAGATGCTCGACGGGCGCGCGGCCGCCGTGGACAGGACGCACGTGGAGTGCATCGGGCCGGACGAGAGCTTCCAGGCCGCCTTCGCCGTGGGCTACCACGGGATGGCCGGCACGCTGAACGGCTTCCTGGACCACACGCAGAGCGGCCTGACGATCTTCAACTGGTACATCAACGGACGCCGTGTGGGCGAGCTGGTGCAGGACGCGCTCACGTGCAGCGCGGCCGGCGTGCCGCTCCTCATGGTGTCGGGCGACGAGGCGGCCTGCGCCGAGGCCCGCGCCTTCTTCGGCCCCATCCAGACGGCCGCCGTCAAGCAGGGCGTCGGCCGCAGCAAGGCCATCGGCTACCCGCCCGAGGAGGCGCGCGCACGCATCCGCCGGGCGGCGCGTCAGGCGATGGCGCTGGTGGGAAAGGTCCAGCCGATCCGGCCCATCCTGCCCATGGAAGTGAAGATCGAGTACACGCGAAGCGACTACTGCGACGGCGCGGCGGCCCGGCCGGGCGTCGAGCGGCTCGACGCGCGCACCATCCGCTGGGTCACCTCCGACCTGAGGAAATGGCACTGA
- a CDS encoding diaminopimelate epimerase: MRFRKYHGLGNDYIVLDPADLAAELTPERIRLICHRNFGVGSDGILLGPIATDEADFALRIFNPDGSEAEKSGNGLRIFCRCLYDTGRVRGGEFTVLTAGGTVRAQVHDGGREVTVEMGRVSFHSADIPVAGPPREVLNEEIEVAGRVYTFSAATVGNPHCVILQDEVSADEARAVGPHVETDPRFPNRTNVQFMKVLDRSNVRIEIWERGAGYTLASGSSSSASAAVARRLGLCDGHVTVHMPGGRLRIDIDEEFAITMRGPVTRVAEGTMAEDAFGGAGVPL, encoded by the coding sequence ATGAGGTTCCGGAAGTACCACGGGCTGGGCAATGACTACATCGTGCTCGATCCCGCCGACCTGGCGGCCGAGCTGACCCCCGAGCGCATCCGCCTGATCTGCCACCGGAACTTCGGCGTCGGGTCCGACGGCATCCTGCTCGGCCCGATCGCGACGGACGAGGCCGACTTCGCGCTGCGCATCTTCAACCCGGACGGCAGCGAGGCCGAGAAGAGCGGGAACGGCCTGCGCATCTTCTGCCGCTGCCTCTACGACACGGGCCGAGTCCGGGGCGGCGAGTTCACCGTCCTGACCGCCGGCGGCACCGTGCGCGCGCAGGTCCACGACGGCGGCCGCGAGGTCACCGTCGAGATGGGCCGCGTGAGCTTCCACAGCGCCGACATCCCTGTGGCCGGTCCGCCGCGCGAGGTGCTGAACGAGGAGATCGAGGTCGCAGGACGCGTCTACACCTTCAGCGCGGCCACGGTCGGCAACCCCCACTGCGTCATCCTTCAGGACGAGGTCTCCGCCGACGAGGCCCGCGCCGTCGGCCCGCACGTCGAGACCGACCCGCGCTTCCCCAACCGCACGAACGTGCAGTTCATGAAGGTGCTGGACCGTTCCAACGTGCGGATCGAGATCTGGGAACGCGGCGCCGGCTACACGCTGGCCTCGGGCAGCAGCTCGAGCGCCTCGGCCGCCGTGGCGCGCAGGCTGGGCCTCTGCGACGGCCATGTCACCGTCCACATGCCCGGCGGACGCCTGAGGATCGACATCGACGAGGAGTTCGCCATCACCATGCGCGGCCCCGTCACGCGCGTCGCCGAGGGGACCATGGCCGAGGATGCCTTCGGAGGGGCCGGCGTCCCGCTCTGA
- a CDS encoding glycosyltransferase codes for MPADGLKTLEVTREAREFMFAFPRRHPGVSAMRVVNGLQVGVLLGAFGVVVAGLAFRLGATLLVLNGTLLAFYLVTVAFKAYLMDLSVGAAREMAFTRDEIAGLPDAALPVYTILVPLYHERESVEGLLDALRALDYPKDRLEVIWLLEEDDAETRHAVSLLSLPRYVRVAVVPDVGPRTKPKACNLGLALAHGEFLVIYDAEDRPEPDQLKKAVLGFQRNEPDVICLQAKLDFYNARQNLLTRWFATDYAVWFDLFLPGLDHLGGPVPLGGTSNHFRTCELRALLGWDPYNVTEDCELGVRLALAGKRTRIIDSTTHEEACSALGYWVRQRSRWTKGYLQTYLAHQRRPFALVHALGLRRALSFQVMIGGTFVCLLINPLYWTLTALWFVFRWKAFAELFPFPLILWGLLCLFLGNFAFVYAAMLASCKRGFHDLVKYCLLVPVYWCITSVGAWRGLVQLLLRPSHWDKTRHGLAGR; via the coding sequence TTGCCCGCTGACGGACTGAAGACGCTGGAGGTGACCCGGGAGGCGCGCGAGTTCATGTTCGCCTTCCCGCGACGCCACCCCGGCGTGAGCGCCATGCGGGTCGTCAACGGCCTTCAGGTCGGCGTGCTGCTGGGCGCCTTCGGCGTCGTCGTGGCCGGGCTGGCGTTCCGGCTCGGCGCCACGCTCCTGGTCCTCAACGGCACGCTCCTGGCGTTCTACCTGGTGACCGTCGCGTTCAAGGCCTACCTGATGGACCTCTCGGTTGGCGCCGCGCGGGAGATGGCGTTCACGCGGGACGAGATCGCCGGGCTGCCGGACGCCGCCCTGCCCGTCTACACGATCCTGGTGCCCCTCTACCACGAGCGCGAATCTGTGGAAGGCCTGCTCGACGCGCTGCGGGCACTCGACTACCCGAAGGACCGGCTCGAGGTCATCTGGCTCCTGGAGGAGGACGACGCGGAGACCCGGCACGCCGTCAGCCTGCTGAGCCTGCCGCGCTACGTGCGGGTGGCCGTCGTGCCCGACGTGGGGCCGCGCACCAAGCCCAAGGCGTGCAACCTGGGCCTGGCGCTGGCGCACGGCGAGTTCCTGGTGATCTACGACGCCGAGGACCGACCCGAACCCGACCAGCTCAAGAAGGCCGTCCTGGGCTTTCAGCGCAATGAGCCGGACGTGATCTGCCTGCAGGCGAAGCTGGACTTCTACAACGCCCGCCAGAACCTCCTGACCCGCTGGTTCGCCACGGACTACGCCGTCTGGTTCGACCTGTTCCTGCCCGGGCTCGACCACCTGGGCGGACCCGTCCCGCTCGGGGGCACCTCGAACCACTTTCGGACCTGCGAACTGCGCGCTCTGCTGGGCTGGGACCCCTACAACGTGACCGAAGACTGCGAGCTGGGCGTGCGGCTGGCCCTGGCGGGCAAGCGCACGCGCATCATCGACTCGACCACCCACGAGGAGGCGTGCAGCGCGCTCGGCTACTGGGTCCGGCAGCGGTCCCGGTGGACGAAGGGCTACTTGCAGACTTACCTGGCGCACCAGCGGCGGCCCTTCGCGCTGGTGCACGCCCTCGGGCTGCGGCGCGCACTGAGCTTCCAGGTCATGATCGGCGGCACGTTCGTCTGCCTCCTGATCAACCCCCTCTACTGGACGCTCACGGCCCTGTGGTTCGTCTTCCGATGGAAGGCATTCGCCGAACTCTTCCCGTTCCCCCTGATCCTCTGGGGCCTGCTCTGCCTGTTCCTCGGGAACTTCGCCTTCGTCTACGCCGCCATGCTGGCAAGCTGCAAGCGGGGGTTCCACGACCTGGTCAAGTACTGCCTCCTGGTGCCCGTCTACTGGTGCATCACCAGCGTCGGAGCGTGGCGCGGGCTCGTGCAACTGCTTCTGCGGCCGAGCCACTGGGACAAGACGCGACACGGGCTGGCCGGCCGCTGA
- a CDS encoding sulfite exporter TauE/SafE family protein has translation MRTVVRTFAGSLFGAVAFFAIACVLAGQLGWTASAACPFQWQGLGFVALAFFCEYVDSTLGMGYGTALTPLLMLLFDLEPLVVVPCILLSELITGLSAGVAHHVAGNVSFTRDSRATWVAATLSACSVVGAAAAVWVAVNIPKVYLKITIGVIVLSMGVFILAAAGRVFRFSWGRITGLGLLAAFNKGLSGGGYGPLITGGQILSGVEEKNAIGICSVSEGVTCIVGLITYVIAGKAIAWDLAVPLTLGAFASVPVSAVTVNRISARRLRLLIGVLTAALGTLTLVQILAKVLH, from the coding sequence ATGAGAACCGTGGTCCGCACCTTCGCCGGGTCGTTGTTCGGCGCCGTCGCATTCTTTGCCATCGCCTGCGTCCTGGCGGGGCAGCTCGGGTGGACCGCGTCGGCCGCGTGTCCCTTCCAATGGCAGGGGCTCGGCTTCGTCGCCCTGGCCTTCTTCTGCGAGTATGTGGATTCGACGCTCGGCATGGGCTACGGCACGGCCCTGACGCCGCTGCTGATGCTGCTGTTCGACCTGGAGCCGCTGGTCGTTGTGCCGTGCATCCTGCTGAGCGAGCTGATCACCGGCCTGTCGGCGGGAGTCGCCCACCACGTGGCCGGCAACGTGTCGTTCACGCGCGACTCGCGCGCCACGTGGGTGGCGGCCACGCTCAGCGCCTGCAGCGTGGTCGGGGCGGCGGCCGCCGTCTGGGTGGCGGTGAACATCCCGAAGGTGTACCTGAAGATCACCATCGGCGTCATTGTCCTCTCCATGGGCGTGTTCATCCTGGCGGCCGCGGGGCGCGTCTTCCGCTTCTCCTGGGGACGGATCACAGGGCTCGGCCTGCTGGCCGCCTTCAACAAGGGCCTCAGCGGCGGCGGGTACGGCCCGCTGATCACCGGCGGGCAGATCCTCAGCGGCGTCGAAGAGAAGAACGCCATCGGCATCTGCAGCGTCTCCGAGGGCGTCACCTGCATCGTCGGCCTCATCACCTACGTGATCGCCGGCAAGGCCATCGCCTGGGACCTGGCCGTCCCGCTGACTCTGGGGGCCTTCGCCTCGGTGCCGGTCAGCGCCGTCACCGTCAACCGCATCAGCGCCCGCAGGCTCCGCCTGCTGATCGGCGTCCTGACGGCGGCGCTCGGCACCCTGACGCTCGTGCAGATCCTCGCGAAGGTGCTTCATTGA
- a CDS encoding GNAT family N-acetyltransferase, whose product MNTNLPHTSICMVRPTLSDLPAVAPPVPYAFRPYAPGDEAAWVRIHELSDPLNTAELALFEREFGHDAEALRRRQLYLCDGQGEAVGTITAWHNTDFPDRAYGRVHWVAIVPAHQGAGLGKPLLAACLHRMVELGCEGAYLTTNAPRIPAIGLYLRFGFRPRVRSEAEREPWRRVAENVRPELAGLVRAALEDA is encoded by the coding sequence ATGAACACCAACCTGCCTCACACCAGCATCTGCATGGTGCGACCCACCCTGTCCGACCTGCCCGCGGTGGCCCCGCCGGTCCCGTACGCCTTCCGCCCGTACGCGCCGGGCGACGAAGCGGCCTGGGTGCGCATCCACGAACTGTCCGATCCGCTGAACACGGCCGAGCTTGCGCTCTTCGAGCGCGAGTTCGGGCATGACGCGGAGGCACTTCGCCGGCGGCAGCTCTACCTCTGCGATGGGCAGGGAGAGGCCGTCGGGACGATCACGGCCTGGCACAACACGGACTTCCCCGACCGCGCCTACGGCCGCGTCCACTGGGTGGCCATCGTCCCGGCGCACCAGGGCGCCGGCCTCGGCAAGCCCCTCCTGGCCGCGTGCCTGCATCGCATGGTCGAGCTGGGCTGCGAGGGCGCCTACCTGACCACCAACGCGCCGCGCATCCCGGCCATCGGCCTCTACCTGCGGTTCGGCTTCCGTCCCCGGGTGCGCTCGGAGGCCGAACGGGAGCCGTGGCGCCGCGTGGCGGAGAACGTCCGCCCCGAGCTGGCGGGCCTCGTTCGCGCGGCCCTGGAGGACGCCTGA